CAAAATCATACTGAATAAGTTGTCCCGCTGTTTCAAATGTTTTTGCACTCGCACTCGGGAACAAGAAACGTCCTGTATCTCCGACAATGCCTGCAAATAAGAGACGTGCCGATGCGTCAGACATTTGCCAGTTTGCGTAGTCTTTAGCTTCTTCATATAATTCATAAATCATTTCACTACAAGAGCTTGCATTCGTATCAATCCATAAAAGATTACCGTATGCGTCATCATTAGGATGGTGGTCAATTTTAATAAGGAAATCACCCATTGTGTAACGTTGATCATCAATACGTTCTGTGTTTGCTGTGTCTGTTGCAATAATTAATGCCCCTTCAAAAACAGCATCATCAATTTGCTCTGGATGTGCTAAAAATGAAAGGGACTCGTCATGCTCTCCAACTGTGTAGACCTTTTTTTCTGGGTAATTGGCGCGAATTAGTTCTGCTAAACCCATTTGGGAACCATAGGCATCTGGGTCTGGACGTACGTGCCGATGCACTATAATTGTTTCATATTGTTTAATTTTGTCAATAATTTGACGCTTCACAAAGTTTCCCCCTAATACATAGTGAATACCTATCGCAATTCCCTGAAAAAGCCGTTACAATATTTAGTAGTTTTTGTAAATGGGAGGTTCACTATGGTTTATTTAAATTTCTTGTTAGTAGCTGGTATTATTGCATCTCTTGTTTTTTATTTTTATTTCAAAACAAAGCAGTTCCGTTCGACGTTGCCAATTCGTACGAAATGGTATAAGGCCAAATCAGGTATTGCACTCGCTGCATTTATCATTTTCTTTGGGTTCAATGCAACGATTCTTTATCCTGATCTGATTGGCTATATTGTAGCGGTTGTATTTTTAATTATTGGTATCAGTCTTGGTACGAATAACTACAAACGTATGCGTCACGAAGGGCGTTTCATTCAAGAGGAATACGAATTAAATAAATAATGGATGGGCCACTATTTTTTATAGTGGCCTTTTCATTTAGATAAGAAAAGCGCTAAAGCGCCCTACCAGCCCCGAGTGGGAAAAACGCCACGTCCATGTGGCATGCCCCCAATGACTCACATCGTGTGAGCCTCAGACATTGGAGAGCCCTCCTGCAAAAGTAAACACACCACCACTTTTGCAGGAGGGTTTGAAATGGCCCAGGGTCTGGCGCTTTAGCCTAGACACTTTAAAAAATAATTATTAGCGCTCTAATAGCTGGAATGTCATCATTGCTTTACCGACTAACAATCCCTTACTATATACTTCAAAGTCCATTTTTACGAATTTACGTGACATGTCCAAAATACGTGGTTGCACGGTTAATACACTCTCCATTTGTACAGGCTTGATGAAATAAATATTCATATTCTCTACAACTGCTTCACCACGTTTACGACGTTTTAATGCAAACGCCCCTACTTCTGATAATAAAGTTGTGAAAGCGCCGTATGAAATTGCACCGAATTGGTTCGTCATTTGCGGTGTAACCGTAAACTCGACAACGATATCATCTTCACCTGTAACACGCATTTCGTTTTTCACTAAATCATCAATCGTTTCGCCATGCTGTGGTTGACGTTGGGCAATTTGAATCGCCTTTAACACGTCTTGACGGCTAATAACACCACGCAATGAACCACCATCATCAATAACAGGTAATAGGTCGATTCCTTCCCAAATCATACGGTGACCTGCTGTTGCAACACTCGTTTTCATTGAGGCAGCAATTGGATTTTTCGTCATTACTTTTTCGATTGGCTCATCCTCGTCTTTTCCGATTACGTCTTTACTCGTAATCATTCCGACAAGTTTATTTTGTTGTGTGACAACCGGGAATGCACCGTGTGTTGTACGTAAATTTTGTTTGTGGAAATCGGCAATTGTGTCGGAATTTTTCAACACTGCCGTATCCTCGATTGGCACATACACATCTTCAATTAATAATATATCTTTTTTGATTAATTGGTCATAAATCGCACGGTTAATCATTGTTGCAACGGTAAATGTATCATAACTTGTTGAGATGATTGGTAAATCTAATTCATCAGCCAACTGCTTATTTCGCTCAGTCGAATCGAAGCCACCTGTAATTAATACAGCCGCGCCTGTTTTTAATGCGTATTCATGCGCTTGCGTACGGTTACCGACAATCAGTAAACTACCTGCATCCGTGTAGCGCATCATATCTTCTAGCTTCATCGCTCCTATTACGAATTTTGTTAAAGTTTTATGTAGACCTGATTTTCCACCTAAAACTTGACCATCAATAATATTCACGATTTCAGCAAATGTTAGACGCTCAATATTTTCCTTCTTTTTCTTTTCAATCCGAATGGTTCCGACACGTTCAATAGAGCTTACTAAGCGACGATTCTCCGCTTCCTTAATCGCTCGATAGGCAGTTCCCTCACTCACTTGCATTTCCTTTGCAATTTGACGAACAGAAATTTTATCTCCGACTGGTAGTGATTCAATATATTGTAATATTCTCTCGTGTTTTGTTGACAACTACATCACCTATTTTTCTTCATTCATTTCTAATATTAGTGTAACACATTTAATCATCGTAATTACACCAATTTCATTAGTACAGTTGTGAAACATTCGTTCAATTATTTGAAAATTGATAGTCGAGCAATTAAAAAAGCTGTCCAAGTAAGAACAAACCTACTGGACAGCTTTAAAATAGTTAAAGCTTTACCGACTCACCGGCTGATAATATTTGTACTTCCGCACCTTCTACAAGCTTCGCAAATTCATATGGATCTTGCTTAATTGGTGGGAATGTATTGTAATGGATTGGTACAACAATTTTTGGCTTTAACAATGATACAGCGTAGGCTGCATCTTCAGGCCCCATCGTAAAATTATCACCAATAGGTAAAAACGCTACATCAATCGGATGACGTTTCCCGATTAACTCCATATCTCCAAATAGCGCTGTATCTCCTGCATGGTAAATGGTCTTTCCTTCTGCTGTAAATAAAATTCCCGCTGGCATTCCTGTATAAATAATTTCGTTATTTTCTGTTACATAAGATGAGCCATGAAATGCTTGTGTAAACTTCACTTTGCCAAATTCAAACTGCCGTGCACCCCCAATATGCATATTGTGTACATTACAGCCTTGCCACCCTAAATAATCAGCTAGTTCGTATGGTGCTACAACAAGTGCATTGTTTTTCTTTGAAAGCTCTACCGTATCCCCTACGTGATCGTTATGACCATGTGTCAATAAAATAACATTAGGATTCTCGTTTTCAACTATTAAATCGGTTTGCCCATTTCCTTTAATAAATGGATCAATTAAAATGGTCGTTCCATTCGTTTCGATTTTTACGACGGAATGTCCGTGATAAGAAATTTGCATCTTATTACCTCCTCGATAAATTTCATCACCAATTCTATTCGTTATTTCTGCACATTTCCCCTTTTTTTGATATGCTAAATAAGCGAAAATAATAATTTTATTTTTATTCAAAATCAAAGGAGTATGTACTATGACAAAACTTAATGAATTGCAAGATTACTTATTGGCGCACAACATCGATGCGGCTTTTATTACAACGCCAGATAACGTATTTTATTTCTCAGGTTTCAATAGCGATCCACATGAGCGTTTACTTGGAATCATGGTATTTAAAGACTCAGAGCCATTTTTAATTTGTCCAAAAATGGAGATGCCAGATGTTGTAGCGGCTGGTTGGACATATGAGGTTGTAGGTCACGAAGATACAGAGAATGCATGGGATGTTGTGGCAAAAACAGTTGCATCACGCAAAACAGCATTCAATACACTTGCTATTGAAAAGTCTCATTTAACAGTTGAGCGTTACGAAGCTATACAAGAACGTTATGAAAACGTAACTTTCAAGGGCCTTGATGAAAAAATCAATGCGATGCGTATTTGTAAAGGCGAAGAAGAATTAGTAAAAATGCGTAAAGCTGCTGAACTTGCAGACTATGCAATTCAAGTTGGTTGTGATGCAATTGCTGAAGGTAAAACTGAAATGGACATTT
This portion of the Solibacillus daqui genome encodes:
- a CDS encoding DHH family phosphoesterase translates to MKRQIIDKIKQYETIIVHRHVRPDPDAYGSQMGLAELIRANYPEKKVYTVGEHDESLSFLAHPEQIDDAVFEGALIIATDTANTERIDDQRYTMGDFLIKIDHHPNDDAYGNLLWIDTNASSCSEMIYELYEEAKDYANWQMSDASARLLFAGIVGDTGRFLFPSASAKTFETAGQLIQYDFDRNQVFDGMYEMERKLLNLQGYIYQHFMMDENGMAYIKLPTEVLEQFDATPSETSLLVGSLGNVKNIRAWVMFIEENDTIRVRLRSKGPVINGLAKKYNGGGHPLASGATAHSWEEVEQVIVDLKEICQNA
- a CDS encoding YtpI family protein, translating into MVYLNFLLVAGIIASLVFYFYFKTKQFRSTLPIRTKWYKAKSGIALAAFIIFFGFNATILYPDLIGYIVAVVFLIIGISLGTNNYKRMRHEGRFIQEEYELNK
- a CDS encoding DRTGG domain-containing protein; translation: MSTKHERILQYIESLPVGDKISVRQIAKEMQVSEGTAYRAIKEAENRRLVSSIERVGTIRIEKKKKENIERLTFAEIVNIIDGQVLGGKSGLHKTLTKFVIGAMKLEDMMRYTDAGSLLIVGNRTQAHEYALKTGAAVLITGGFDSTERNKQLADELDLPIISTSYDTFTVATMINRAIYDQLIKKDILLIEDVYVPIEDTAVLKNSDTIADFHKQNLRTTHGAFPVVTQQNKLVGMITSKDVIGKDEDEPIEKVMTKNPIAASMKTSVATAGHRMIWEGIDLLPVIDDGGSLRGVISRQDVLKAIQIAQRQPQHGETIDDLVKNEMRVTGEDDIVVEFTVTPQMTNQFGAISYGAFTTLLSEVGAFALKRRKRGEAVVENMNIYFIKPVQMESVLTVQPRILDMSRKFVKMDFEVYSKGLLVGKAMMTFQLLER
- a CDS encoding metal-dependent hydrolase, which translates into the protein MQISYHGHSVVKIETNGTTILIDPFIKGNGQTDLIVENENPNVILLTHGHNDHVGDTVELSKKNNALVVAPYELADYLGWQGCNVHNMHIGGARQFEFGKVKFTQAFHGSSYVTENNEIIYTGMPAGILFTAEGKTIYHAGDTALFGDMELIGKRHPIDVAFLPIGDNFTMGPEDAAYAVSLLKPKIVVPIHYNTFPPIKQDPYEFAKLVEGAEVQILSAGESVKL